Proteins from a single region of Cupriavidus sp. MP-37:
- a CDS encoding cyclic peptide export ABC transporter, translating to MTLFASLPRSLRLTIVLAAAASLAAGLCAVSMVALINRVLATQGAEAPRLALPFAALAIAVLACRTLASTLFVRVSQSALARIRAQICERFIGAPYAHIEQTGNARVQAALADDSTHVANGLSVIPVVLTNAMVVLGCLGYLAWLSLPTFAIACAILGVGSWIYHLNHRRALVHLKQAGIAQDALHGQFKALVSGARELKLNHDKQRSFLRDSLGATLEAVRAARTRGLSIFFVALGFGSFLFFAVIGGVLFAPRATPLDPAVMTGFTIMFLYIMSPLESLLNALPALSMGRVAYARIEALGADADPEAPPGTAPAAPFSSVALDGASHRYFHEGENSLFALGPVDLVLRAGEIVFLVGGNGSGKTTLAKLVAGLYPPLSGRLLHNGKAADPARLADYRALFSAVFSDFHLFDTLLAHDPQDEALANRLIERFQLGHKVSVRAGRFTTQALSQGQRKRLALIVACLERRPVLILDEWAADQDPLFKDIFYREVLPELRAQGKAVLVISHDDRYFGLADRVVRIENGQIAGDPAPAHATPVPEASAA from the coding sequence ATGACGCTATTTGCCTCCCTGCCGCGCTCGCTGCGCCTTACCATCGTCCTGGCCGCCGCGGCCAGCCTGGCCGCCGGCCTGTGCGCGGTCAGCATGGTGGCGCTGATCAACCGCGTGCTGGCCACGCAGGGCGCCGAAGCGCCGCGGCTGGCGCTGCCGTTCGCGGCGCTGGCGATTGCCGTGCTGGCGTGCCGTACGCTGGCGTCGACGCTGTTCGTGCGCGTCAGCCAGAGTGCGCTGGCGCGCATTCGCGCGCAGATCTGCGAACGCTTTATCGGCGCTCCCTATGCGCATATCGAGCAGACCGGCAATGCGCGCGTGCAGGCGGCGCTGGCGGACGACAGCACCCATGTTGCCAACGGCCTGTCGGTGATTCCCGTGGTGCTGACCAACGCCATGGTGGTGCTGGGCTGCCTGGGCTACCTGGCCTGGCTGTCCTTGCCGACGTTCGCCATTGCCTGCGCGATCCTTGGCGTCGGCTCGTGGATCTACCACCTGAACCACCGCCGCGCGCTGGTGCACCTGAAGCAGGCCGGCATCGCCCAGGACGCGCTGCACGGCCAGTTCAAGGCGCTGGTGTCCGGCGCGCGCGAGCTCAAGCTCAACCATGACAAGCAGCGCAGCTTTCTGCGCGACAGCCTGGGCGCCACGCTGGAAGCCGTGCGCGCGGCGCGCACGCGCGGCCTGTCGATTTTTTTCGTGGCGCTGGGCTTCGGCAGCTTCCTGTTTTTCGCGGTCATCGGCGGCGTGCTGTTCGCGCCGCGCGCGACGCCGCTTGACCCCGCGGTGATGACGGGCTTCACCATCATGTTCCTGTACATCATGTCGCCGCTGGAATCGCTGCTGAATGCGCTGCCGGCGCTGAGCATGGGCCGCGTGGCCTACGCGCGCATCGAAGCGCTCGGCGCCGATGCGGACCCCGAAGCGCCGCCGGGCACGGCGCCCGCCGCGCCGTTTTCATCGGTCGCGCTCGACGGGGCCAGCCACCGCTATTTCCATGAGGGCGAGAACAGCCTCTTCGCGCTGGGTCCCGTCGACCTGGTGCTGCGCGCCGGCGAGATCGTGTTCCTGGTGGGCGGCAATGGCAGCGGCAAGACCACGCTGGCCAAGCTGGTCGCGGGCCTGTACCCGCCGCTGTCGGGGCGCCTGCTCCATAACGGCAAGGCGGCGGACCCGGCGCGGCTGGCGGACTACCGGGCGCTGTTCTCCGCGGTGTTCTCGGATTTCCACCTGTTCGACACGCTGCTCGCGCACGATCCGCAGGATGAGGCGCTGGCCAACCGGCTGATCGAGCGCTTCCAGCTCGGCCACAAGGTCAGCGTGCGCGCGGGCCGCTTCACTACCCAGGCGCTGTCGCAAGGCCAGCGCAAGCGGCTGGCGCTGATCGTCGCCTGCCTGGAACGCCGGCCGGTGCTGATCCTCGACGAATGGGCCGCCGACCAGGATCCGCTGTTCAAGGACATCTTTTATCGCGAGGTGCTGCCGGAACTGCGCGCGCAGGGCAAGGCGGTGCTGGTGATCTCGCACGACGACCGCTATTTCGGCCTGGCCGACCGCGTGGTCAGGATCGAGAACGGGCAGATTGCCGGGGACCCCGCGCCGGCCCATGCCACGCCGGTGCCTGAAGCCTCCGCCGCCTGA
- a CDS encoding GNAT family N-acetyltransferase, giving the protein MPTTLSPFPRHLSFAADPALRCESRFDGASLTVTQAAAAPVRFALDRDALRLLDTEADAAALAHAAMAALDAAFAHGAPRTLRVQLESREAEQRLHALGVLVRDPSGVRGSVAHAELLWQRPELYLAPAAGPYPLRYTLTDGKRHPQRAPKPHGVVYARHIPWLDQTLTLRAAELGRDLPLLHRWMNDPDVAYFWNEEGDEARHRAYLQGLIDDPHMIPLVAALEDVPFGYFEVYWAKENRIAPFYDAHDHDRGWHVLIGEPAFRGKAFLTAWFPAIQHYQFLDDPRTQRIVGEPRADHVRQIANLDKAGFAKVKEFDFPHKRAMLVMLLRERFFGEHLLLPSPATSSTAQQGPNP; this is encoded by the coding sequence ATGCCGACTACGCTCTCTCCCTTCCCCCGCCACCTTTCCTTCGCCGCGGACCCCGCGCTGCGCTGCGAAAGCCGGTTCGACGGCGCCAGCCTGACCGTCACCCAAGCGGCGGCCGCGCCGGTCCGCTTTGCGCTGGATCGCGATGCCCTGCGGCTGCTAGATACCGAGGCCGATGCCGCCGCGCTGGCGCATGCGGCGATGGCGGCACTGGACGCCGCGTTCGCGCACGGCGCGCCGCGCACCCTGCGCGTGCAGCTGGAGTCGCGCGAGGCCGAGCAACGGCTGCATGCGCTCGGCGTGCTGGTGCGCGACCCGTCCGGCGTGCGCGGCAGCGTGGCCCATGCCGAGCTGCTGTGGCAGCGTCCGGAGCTGTACCTCGCGCCAGCGGCCGGCCCGTATCCGCTGCGCTACACGCTCACCGACGGCAAGCGCCATCCGCAGCGCGCGCCCAAGCCGCACGGCGTGGTCTACGCGCGCCATATCCCGTGGCTGGACCAGACCCTGACGCTGCGCGCCGCCGAGCTCGGGCGCGACCTGCCGCTGCTGCACCGCTGGATGAACGATCCCGACGTGGCGTACTTCTGGAACGAGGAAGGCGACGAGGCCAGACACCGCGCCTACCTGCAGGGGCTGATCGACGACCCGCACATGATCCCGCTGGTCGCCGCGCTTGAGGACGTGCCGTTCGGCTACTTCGAGGTGTACTGGGCCAAGGAGAACCGCATCGCCCCGTTCTACGACGCGCACGACCACGACCGTGGCTGGCATGTGCTGATCGGCGAGCCGGCATTTCGCGGCAAGGCGTTCCTGACCGCGTGGTTCCCGGCGATCCAGCACTACCAGTTTCTCGACGATCCGCGCACCCAGCGCATCGTGGGCGAGCCGCGCGCCGACCATGTGCGCCAGATCGCCAACCTCGACAAGGCCGGCTTTGCCAAGGTCAAGGAATTCGACTTCCCGCACAAGCGCGCCATGCTGGTGATGCTGCTGCGCGAGCGCTTCTTTGGCGAACACCTGCTGCTCCCCTCCCCGGCCACCTCTTCGACTGCCCAGCAAGGACCGAACCCATGA
- a CDS encoding alpha/beta hydrolase: protein MALHPDLEALLDMVEIATATGKRPVIHQLTPAQARREFDAASAALDLPPEPLARVEALLLPTRDRAQLDARLYAPRAHGDGPAQPVLLHFHSGGFTVGSLDSHAALCSALAQRTPCAVLSVAYRLAPEHRFPTAAHDAIDALAWLGAHADTLGLDPARIAVGGDSAGGTLSAVLALAARDNPELPQPCLQVLCYAGLGGHTDTDSHRRYGQGYLLDTETIEWFYRQYLRDADDRGDWRFAPLLAPDHRGVAPALLVLAECDPLRDEGHAYARKLADAGVPVTVREYAGMVHEFLRMGNIVADAAQAQEDIAEALAQAFGALPGRPHALAANLNPASAASSR from the coding sequence ATGGCACTGCATCCCGATCTCGAAGCGCTGCTCGACATGGTGGAAATCGCCACCGCGACCGGCAAGCGCCCGGTCATCCACCAGCTCACGCCGGCCCAGGCGCGGCGCGAATTCGACGCCGCCTCGGCCGCGCTGGACCTGCCGCCCGAGCCGCTGGCGCGCGTGGAAGCGCTGCTGCTCCCCACCCGCGACCGCGCACAACTCGATGCCCGGCTCTATGCGCCGCGCGCGCACGGCGACGGGCCGGCGCAGCCGGTGCTGCTGCATTTCCATAGCGGCGGCTTCACCGTCGGCAGCCTGGACTCGCACGCCGCGCTGTGCAGCGCGCTGGCGCAGCGCACGCCTTGCGCGGTGCTGTCGGTGGCCTACCGGTTGGCGCCGGAGCATCGCTTCCCCACCGCGGCCCACGATGCCATCGACGCGCTGGCGTGGCTGGGCGCGCACGCCGACACGCTGGGACTGGACCCGGCCCGGATTGCGGTGGGCGGCGACAGCGCGGGCGGCACGCTCAGCGCCGTGCTGGCACTGGCCGCACGCGACAACCCTGAATTGCCGCAGCCTTGCCTGCAGGTGCTGTGCTACGCGGGACTGGGCGGGCACACCGACACCGATTCGCACCGGCGCTACGGCCAGGGCTACCTGCTCGATACGGAGACCATCGAATGGTTCTATCGCCAGTACCTGCGCGATGCCGACGACCGTGGCGACTGGCGCTTCGCGCCGCTGCTGGCGCCCGATCATCGCGGCGTGGCGCCGGCCTTGCTGGTGCTGGCCGAGTGCGATCCGCTGCGCGACGAGGGCCACGCCTATGCGCGCAAGCTGGCCGATGCCGGCGTGCCGGTGACGGTGCGCGAGTATGCGGGCATGGTCCACGAGTTCCTGCGCATGGGCAATATCGTTGCCGATGCCGCGCAGGCGCAGGAAGACATCGCCGAGGCACTGGCGCAGGCATTCGGTGCCCTGCCGGGCCGACCGCACGCGCTCGCGGCAAATCTAAATCCGGCGTCCGCTGCCTCGTCTCGATAG